The Zeugodacus cucurbitae isolate PBARC_wt_2022May chromosome 4, idZeuCucr1.2, whole genome shotgun sequence genome includes the window gATATTCCAGTGGAAAATTTAGGAATGTCAAAGCAGCACCGAgatatataagcatatattcCAATAAAGCTGGTGAACGTTGTAAGATATGTACTCGTCGCCAAAACCAAATCATTATGGCCACCACGAAGGGGAAGAGTATAGTTTTTAGGGACAACCATACTTTTGTGAAACCACCATTCTGATGAATAACTGTGAGTGTTAGATCGTGCATATGCCCCAAATTAAGATTCATTTTCATATCGGTGTCAATAGGAAACCGTAAGTTAAGCAAATAGAAATCGTGATGTAGATCTCCCAATTCAAAAAGTGGTACCATATCACAAGAAAATAGAGATTCCTCTTGACTCGCTGTCTTTAAACTGCAATCAAGGTAACGTTTTTCAAGCGAATGTGCATAAAGTTTCCAATCATTTTTGCGATCGCCCTTGTTCCTACAATAAATTGTATGTAATAcgtcatatataatatttatatggttTATACAAACCTATAAGCTAAACGAGTGTCGATAGTTAATTGAAGATCTTTAGGAGGCTCTACCAGTGACATGTCAGAATCGTATGCAATATCTACCTGTAACACTCCAATCAAATTTTGTTGCCATCGGGAATAGTCAAATTCTTCACCACGCGGCAATGGCATTTGGAAGATATATACTATCTCATTTGCCATTTTAGTGTCGTGTCGTTCAATATCTTCTTGTGAAACGGAGGCACATTTTCCTTCACCACGCAAATGTAGCCAAAATGTTGTGTCATTCTGACGCTGCGGTGTATCTTTACAGACCATACCAAGAATTACCTGATGACCGGCTGGTAGTGGCGCCAGTAGACCACCCAAGAGAAAGCAGGCGACTTGGCTTAATAGCAATATAGTAACTAGAATTGCCAATTTACGTCCGCTAAGATTCTCTAGAATTGTACCtgacatttttaatatatgtatattagcgcCAGACTGGTTAAAAATGCGGCTAAATAAAGAatcgatataaatataaaaattgttgtatactaggaaaaaaattaaaataaagcgtCGCCGATAACAATAGCGACTGTGTAAGAAGAAGATTGCCAGGACTGCCAGGTtggttaaaaaattagaaaaaatgtttattagaaTTAGTGATTCCAGTAATTATTTGGTATAGAAAACTTTAGGTATATTTTctataactgtaaaatatatgttGAGAAAATtcatcttaaaaaatatacacaatttttaataactaaGAATATTTGGGATAAAATCAAGTTTAGTAAATGAATGTACATTTGTCTGGCAACCCCTTATACCGTTTGTCAACTTTCTAATGCTACGCTAACACCTAACAATAATACAatgtcaatacaaaaatatatttaaattcttgaaaattatatttagtgtGTTATTGAGTGTTTCTGTTGATAAAAAAAcgatgttttttttaaataatattaacgaGAGTATTCATTTGAAGTTTGGcgcaatttcaataatttttagtgCGACATCTGGAAGTGGTTAGGTGAAATCAAATTGTAgaattgcattccaaacagtGTCCACATGTGTGACATGCTATAACGAGACTTGACAGTTGACATGCACATCGACGTGtcaaaaagtaaaagttttaataaactcaTAGTCtgtattgtattttaaaataaataaatatttataaacaattgtaaaagtaaaaaattgcaACGGCGCACGTGCTAGAACGGCAGAGAAATGGTTTTGGCAGATTTAGGTCGAAAGATTACCTCGGCGATCCAGTCGTTGAGTAAAGCAACAGTAATTAATGAGGAAGCTCTGAATTCTATGCTGAAAGAAATATGCGCAGCCTTGCTTGAAGCTGATGTGAATATTCGTTTGGTAAAGCAATTGCGAGAGAATGTAAGGGCTGTCATTGATTTCGACGAAATGGCTGGCGGCCTAAACAAGCGCCGTATGATACAGTCTGCTGTTTTTAAGGAATTGATAAAATTAGTAGATCCTGGAGTGAAACCATATCAACCTGTTAAGGGTCGACCCAATGTTATTATGTTCGTCGGTTTACAGGGTTCCGGTAAAACTACAACATGTACCAAGCTAGCTTATCACTACCAAAAACGAAATTGGAAATCTTGCCTTGTATGCGCTGATACCTTCCGAGCGGGTGCATATGATCAGATTAAACAAAACGCAACAAAGGCACGTATACCATTTTATGGTAGTTACACTGAAATAGATCCTGTTATGATTGCACAAGAGGGTGTTGATATGTTCAAACGTGAAGGATTCGAAATAATTATAGTGGATACATCCGGTCGACATAAACAAGAAGAATCTTTGTTCGAAGAGATGTTGGCTGTATCTAGAGTTATTTCTCCTGACAATATAATATTCGTAATGGACGCTACCATTGGTCAGGCTTGTGAGGTCCAAGCTAAAGcgttcaaggaaaaagtgaatATTGGTTCAGTTATCATTACTAAGCTTGACGGTCACGCCAAAGGTGGTGGTGCACTGTCTGCTGTTGCATCAACCAACTCACCAATTATTTACATCGGTACCGGAGAACATATCGACGATTTAGAGCCGTTTAAAACGAAACCTTTTATAAGTAAACTTCTTGGTATGGGTGATATCGAAGGTCTGATTGATAAGGTaagcatgtataaatatattgtctGAATTAAGTTATACACATTTGTTTTATCTTAAGGTGAATGAACTGAATCTGGATGGCAACGATGAGTTACTCGAAAAAATAAAGCACGGCCAATTTACCATACGTGACATGTACgaacaatttcaaaatattatgaaGATGGGTCCATTCTCTCAAATAATGGGAATGATTCCGGGATTTTCACAAGACTTTATGACTAAAGGTGGCGAACAGGAGTCAATGGCAAGAATAAAACGTATGATGACCATGATGGATAGTATGTCTGATGGTGAACTGGATAATCGTGATGGTGTAAAATTGTTTACGAAACAGCCCACGCGTTATGTACGTGTGGCTCAGGGTGCTGGTGTGCTCGAAAAAGAAGTACGCGATCTAATTTCCCACTATACGAAATTTGCTGCTGTGGTGAAAAAAATGGGTGGTGTAAAGGGACTTTTCAAACAAGGAGACATGACAAAGAACGTTAACCCCAGTCAAATGGCAAAATTGAATCAACAAATGGCAAAAATGATTGACCCGCGTATGCTACAACAAATGGGTGGAGTTGGAGGCCTACAGAATATGATGAGACAGTTACAGCAAGGTGCTGCTGGTGGTCTTGGTGGCTTAGGAAATCTAATGGGTGGCTTTGGTGGGAAATGAAAaccgcaaataaaaacataatgtttAGACTCTAGCAAAAGTATTTGTTAAGAAATGGGTTTGTCAAGAAAAGCAAGAGCCGAGGATGTGGTGCCCATTTACATTAAGCACATCTGCTTTTCTTGTTGCGCCAATAAAGAGTTTTTCCATTGTTTTCTTACTTAACACTTTTTGATTgtatattatgtaaattttatgttatttaaattggatcaaatgaaaattactacatagatatacataaaaaatgcggcgtaaaattaagtatatttacggcgttattttatattaaagccaattaaataataaaacaaacacaaaaacgaCGTGAACTAATTGACTTTTAACAGCAAATGGTGAAATTGAATCAAGTTTAATATTAAGATTTTGTTGTGTGTAATTTAGTCCATATAGACGAAGAAGTTATTCTTTATCCAGTACCAATAGGCTAAGTTATAATAGATTTTTTTGAATCGAAACGGTTgcatgaataataaaaaattgaagtaaaaatgttttttgatcATGACGTTTATAAATAATGCTTAATTTAAAAGTTAgggaattattaattaattaattattatttttcataaataaaataaaataaataatatagttgaacttccattaCTCGAAGTTCGCTTCGATGGTTTCAGCGTTATTCTTCAAACCTTTGTACAGTCATCTTACTACTTTTCGAAATTAAGTTCATTCAGAATAAACCTCAATAAGTAAAGCATGTAGAATCCTAAAGGACACTCGAAGAATTTTTTCATACAAGTTTTAAAAAAGCACCCTAAAATGTTTCCGAAAATGAATGCTCCATTTCAAGTTTGTTTCTAATTTAAACTGAAGGTGTTGCTGAGTCATAAAATAATACCGTTAATATATTGGTAAAGGTTAACATTAAAACATCTAATAACAGTTGaatttccctaactcgaatcaccataattcacaaaaaaaacttcgagttagagagacatcCGAGTTACGAAAGGTAATTTGTAAGAaaattgacttctattgccaattcaagagttcgagttatgaagaacttcgggttatagaagttcgagttatggaagttcaactgtacttaCTAATAAGCTTGATACTAACCACCCCAcagtacgtatatatatattagtttattgttgtatttgaaacattaactgtatatatgtatctacatatttatatatcaaatatataaacacCACCATTTTTACGATGACAATAACAGTAAAGACTGTCATTAACTGTCAAATTTTGACACTCGTAAAACCGTCAAACAAGCCAAACGAACAGGAGTACAGAAAATTTAGTAAAAGTATTCGGAAATGCTTTCATTGTGGTAGCCGACGCGCAAACAAGCTTTAAACAGACGTCATTGTTAGCTTTTActtattcacacatacatacatatgtatgtatatatgcaaatatctCAATACACATGGGTTTTGTATCTAAAGGATGTAGAGAGTGTAGAATCAGGACaatagcatacatacatatacacatgtgtatgtaaaatATGCCTAATCACATAGTTAAGGTGTGAATATGATTTCTTGTTTACATTTAAGCAGTTAGACCACAGCTGagttttgctattttttctgtGAAGTTATTTCGTCCACTTGGACGAATTATCCTCGTATGTTATGAGtcttgattttttgaaaaatttagaaaaatacaaaatcgaatatttcaagacgtGGACGTGGACGTGGACTTGTAACTTATTTAGGAGAATTTAAAATCTTCTAACGGATACCTCGAGTCGTTGGACTGTCTATAAacttacttatacatatgtgatcAAATCGGATGGATATTCTTATAAATGGGTTTTTAATAGcggcgctacaaaagtagactgaTAGGGATAGCAAATGAAACCATATTTTTTCACGCtgttttgacatttttcttcaGTAAGGTCTGTCATTTTATTATGGAAATATATACGATCCAACGAGacgaagttattaaaatttactattgcTTCGCGAACAAATTACGCTTTGGTGCGGTTTATTGGCCGGCGGCATCATTGGGccata containing:
- the LOC105210375 gene encoding protein wntless, which gives rise to MSGTILENLSGRKLAILVTILLLSQVACFLLGGLLAPLPAGHQVILGMVCKDTPQRQNDTTFWLHLRGEGKCASVSQEDIERHDTKMANEIVYIFQMPLPRGEEFDYSRWQQNLIGVLQVDIAYDSDMSLVEPPKDLQLTIDTRLAYRNKGDRKNDWKLYAHSLEKRYLDCSLKTASQEESLFSCDMVPLFELGDLHHDFYLLNLRFPIDTDMKMNLNLGHMHDLTLTVIHQNGGFTKVWLSLKTILFPFVVAIMIWFWRRVHILQRSPALLEYMLIYLGAALTFLNFPLEYLSLFIEMPYMLLLSDIRQGVFYAMLLSFWLVFAGEHMLIQESPYKSTIRSRYWKHLSAVVVGCLSLFIFDICERGVQMRNPFYSIWTTPIGAKVAMSFIILAGISAGIYFLFLCYMVWKVFKNIGAKRTSLPSMSNARRLHYEGLIYRFKFLMLATLLCAGLTVAGFIMGQVAEGQWKWDEDMEIQLTSAFLTGVYGMWNIYIFALLILYAPSHKQWPANSSDETTQSNENIVAAAANEEIEFSHLPSDSNPSEISSLTSFTRKVAFD
- the LOC105210376 gene encoding signal recognition particle subunit SRP54, whose product is MVLADLGRKITSAIQSLSKATVINEEALNSMLKEICAALLEADVNIRLVKQLRENVRAVIDFDEMAGGLNKRRMIQSAVFKELIKLVDPGVKPYQPVKGRPNVIMFVGLQGSGKTTTCTKLAYHYQKRNWKSCLVCADTFRAGAYDQIKQNATKARIPFYGSYTEIDPVMIAQEGVDMFKREGFEIIIVDTSGRHKQEESLFEEMLAVSRVISPDNIIFVMDATIGQACEVQAKAFKEKVNIGSVIITKLDGHAKGGGALSAVASTNSPIIYIGTGEHIDDLEPFKTKPFISKLLGMGDIEGLIDKVNELNLDGNDELLEKIKHGQFTIRDMYEQFQNIMKMGPFSQIMGMIPGFSQDFMTKGGEQESMARIKRMMTMMDSMSDGELDNRDGVKLFTKQPTRYVRVAQGAGVLEKEVRDLISHYTKFAAVVKKMGGVKGLFKQGDMTKNVNPSQMAKLNQQMAKMIDPRMLQQMGGVGGLQNMMRQLQQGAAGGLGGLGNLMGGFGGK